ATGCTCCCGCTATGCAACGCGTCATCGTGCGTCATGTGATCGAAAGCGCGTCGCAGCGCCTTCTGTTGGAACGCGGTGACATCGATATTGCCCGCAACCTGAACCCCGAAGATATCGCAGGCGCGTTGTCCGCTGATGGTGTGAAGGTCGAAGACGAGTTGAAAGGCCGCCTGATGTATCTGGCGCTGAACCAGAAGCACCCCGTTCTCTCTAAGCCCGAAGTGCGTCAGGCATTCAAATACCTGATCGATTATGAAGGCATGAAGAACAGCTTCTTGAAAGGTCAGTATACAATTCACCAGAACTTCCTGCCTGCCACCTATCTTGGGGCGTCGGACGAGAATCCGTTCACCTACAACATCGAGAAAGCCAAAGAGCTTCTGGCCGCTGCCGGTGTCGAAGGGCTTGAGGTCGAGATTGGCGTGCGCGAGGCGCAGGAGCGTATCGAGATCGGCCAGTCCTTCCAGAATGCGGCCGCTCAGGCCGGCATCAAGGTGAACATCACTGTCGGCACCGCGAAGCAAATCCTTGCCCGCTACCGTGCGCGGGAACTGGATGTGTATCTGGGGGCATGGGGTCCGGACTATCCTGATCCGCAAACCAACGCGGGTACCTTCGCCTACAACCCCGACAACTCTGACGAAGCAAACGCAACAGGCCTGCTGGCTTGGCGCACCGGTTGGGACGCTGGCGGTCTCACCGAAAAAGTAGATGCGGCCGTAACTGAAGGGGACCGCGAGAAGCGGGTTCAGATGTATCTGGATATCCAAAAGGAGTTCCGCGAGATTTCTCCTTTCGTGATGATGTTCCAGCAGATCGAACAATCCGCTTTGCGTGACAACGTTACCAACTGGTCCACCGGTCAGGCTGTGACCTCTGCTGCTTACTGGCAGGTTACCAAGTAAATGGCCCTCTCCGAGGATACCAATGAGAGGCGCCCATCGCGGGCGCCTCTTTCCCAAACTGCATGGCCGTTCTTAAAAAAGGTGCTGATGACACTGGGCTCAATCGCAGTGACTCTTTTGGGGCTGTTGTTCATTACTTTCGTCATCGGGCGCGTTATGCCGATCGACCCCGTCCTCGCCATTGTGGGGGAGCGGGCGTCGCAGTCGACATACGACGCAGTGTACGAACAACTCGGCCTCGACAAACCGCTGCTGGTTCAATTTCTCTATTACCTATGGGACGTTCTGCACCTCGATTTCGGCACCTCCCTGTTGAACGCGCGGCCTGTATCCGAAGATATTGCGCGCGTTTTCCCAGCAACGTTAGAGCTCGCGACGCTTGGCATCATATTCGGTGTCTTGCTCGGGGTCCCGCTCGGTGTGCTCGCCGCAGTGCGCAAAGGGTCGTGGATCGACCAAGTCGCACGTGTGCTGGCCCTGGTCGGCTACTCAATGCCCATCTTCTGGCTCGGCCTGATGGGACTTCTGGTATTTTACGGCATCTTGGGATGGGTCGGCGGTCCGGGCCGCGTCGGGATTTTCTATGTCGATGTTGTTCCAAGCGTGACCGGATTGATCCTTGTCGACAGCCTGCTCGACGGCAACTGGGATGTTTTCAAGGACGCCTTCAGCCACATCATCCTGCCCGCGTCGCTACTGGGCTATTACTCGCTGGCCTATGTCAGCCGGATGACCCGTTCCTTCATGCTAGAGCAACTTAGCGCCGAATACGTTACCACCGCGCGCGTCAAAGGCATGTCCGAATGGGATGTTGTGTGGAAACACGCATTCAAGAATATCCGCGTGCAACTGATCACTGTAATCGCGCTCAGCTACGCCAACTTGCTGGAAGGTTCGGTTCTGACCGAGATCATCTTCAGCTGGCCCGGAATCGGAAGCTACATCACAACCGCGCTGCTCAGCGCAGACATGAACGCCGTGCTTGGCGGTACAGTTGTGGTCGGCCTGATCTTCATTCTGCTGAACATCTTCTCCGAT
Above is a window of Litoreibacter janthinus DNA encoding:
- a CDS encoding ABC transporter substrate-binding protein; this encodes MNALNRLLTSAALGLAVSVTSFGAIAETPANMLVIANRIDDVTTIDPAESFEFAGSDISRNVYNRLVNLDPMDLAAGYKPDLAESWEVSEDGKTITFTMREGAKFESGNPVRAEDAAFSLQRAVILNKTPAFILTQFGFTPENVAETIKADGNKLMITTDKKYATSFVLNCLTATIGGIVDKETVMANEADGDMGNTWLKTNTAGSGPYKLDSWKPNESVTLSVNPNYYGDAPAMQRVIVRHVIESASQRLLLERGDIDIARNLNPEDIAGALSADGVKVEDELKGRLMYLALNQKHPVLSKPEVRQAFKYLIDYEGMKNSFLKGQYTIHQNFLPATYLGASDENPFTYNIEKAKELLAAAGVEGLEVEIGVREAQERIEIGQSFQNAAAQAGIKVNITVGTAKQILARYRARELDVYLGAWGPDYPDPQTNAGTFAYNPDNSDEANATGLLAWRTGWDAGGLTEKVDAAVTEGDREKRVQMYLDIQKEFREISPFVMMFQQIEQSALRDNVTNWSTGQAVTSAAYWQVTK
- a CDS encoding ABC transporter permease, which gives rise to MALSEDTNERRPSRAPLSQTAWPFLKKVLMTLGSIAVTLLGLLFITFVIGRVMPIDPVLAIVGERASQSTYDAVYEQLGLDKPLLVQFLYYLWDVLHLDFGTSLLNARPVSEDIARVFPATLELATLGIIFGVLLGVPLGVLAAVRKGSWIDQVARVLALVGYSMPIFWLGLMGLLVFYGILGWVGGPGRVGIFYVDVVPSVTGLILVDSLLDGNWDVFKDAFSHIILPASLLGYYSLAYVSRMTRSFMLEQLSAEYVTTARVKGMSEWDVVWKHAFKNIRVQLITVIALSYANLLEGSVLTEIIFSWPGIGSYITTALLSADMNAVLGGTVVVGLIFILLNIFSDLLYKIFDPRAK